The following DNA comes from Enterobacteriaceae endosymbiont of Donacia clavipes.
TATATTACAAGGATAATAAAATGTATGCAATTTTTGAAAGCTGTGGTAAGCAATATAAAGTTATTCAAGGACAAACTATTAAATTAGAAAAAATTAAAGGAAAAATTGGTAATGATATTGAATTTAAAAATGTTTTAATGATATATAATGTAAATAAAATAATTATTGGTAATCCTATTATCATAGGAGCAAAAATAATAGCTAAATTAATTTTACATGGAAAAGAAAAAAAAATTAAAATAATTAAATTTCATAGAAGAAAGCATTTTAAAAAAATACAAGGTCATCGTCAACTATTTACTAGTATTAAAATACTTAAAATTCAAAATTCGAAATAAGGAATTATTTATGGCACATAAGAAAGCTGGAGGATCTTCTAGAAATGGAAGAGATTCACATTCAAAACGTTTAGGTATAAAATGTTTTGGTGGAGAAAAAGTAAAAGCAGGATTTATTATAATAAGACAAAGAGGAACAAAATTTCATGCAGGAAATAATGTTGGTTGTGGTAGAGATCATACTTTATTTTCAAAAATAAATGGTATTGTAAAATTTACAAAAAAAGGGTTAAAACAAAAAAAATATATTAATGTTTTAAAAAAATAATTTTAATAAATTACAAATTTTAATATTAGTTTAAAATTTATATTTATTTATTTAAAAAATATAATTATTTTTCTATATTATTTTTCTTTTTATATGGAGTTGTAATGAAATTTTTTGATAAAGCAATTATATATATAAAATCAGGTAAAGGAGGAGATGGATGTATTAGTTTTCATCGTGCAAAATATATACCTAAAGGAGGACCTGATGGTGGAAACGGAGGTAAAGGAGGAAATATATA
Coding sequences within:
- the rplU gene encoding 50S ribosomal protein L21 codes for the protein MYAIFESCGKQYKVIQGQTIKLEKIKGKIGNDIEFKNVLMIYNVNKIIIGNPIIIGAKIIAKLILHGKEKKIKIIKFHRRKHFKKIQGHRQLFTSIKILKIQNSK
- the rpmA gene encoding 50S ribosomal protein L27, which translates into the protein MAHKKAGGSSRNGRDSHSKRLGIKCFGGEKVKAGFIIIRQRGTKFHAGNNVGCGRDHTLFSKINGIVKFTKKGLKQKKYINVLKK